The genome window GAGCGAGGAAAGCAGGGAGGCCTTGACCTGCATGCCCCGGGAAAAGGTCTTGATCTTCCGGTTCAGGGGCAGCTCGAACTGGCGGATCAACTGCCCCGCCAAGTCCGGGTCCCAGGTGGGATACATGGGGCGGCAGTAGTCGATCAACTGCTGGACCGTCATCCATTCCAGTACTTGCTGGTTCTCGGAAACGTAGCCGATCCGGGACAGTTGGGCCGGACCCAGCCGCAGCGAATCGACACCCATCATCCGCGCCCCGCCGCTGGTCGGGCGGATCATGTTCATCAGCATCTTGATCACGGTGGTCTTGCCGGCGCCGTTGGGTCCCAGAAGGGCGAAGACGCTTCCCTCGGGGACCTGCAGCGACAGGTTGCGCACGGCCATTGTCTTGCCGAATCGGCGCGTCAGCTCGTGGGTCTCAATGATGGCGTTCATTTCGAGCCTTCCTTGCCGGGGTTCTCCCGGGCGTTGACCAAAACTTCCGACAGGCCGTTCCAGTGGTCCTGAACGGCTTCCAGGACCTGATCCAGAGTTAGCGAGAGCCTTCTGGCCTCTACGACCAGTGCTTCCGCTTCCTGCTCCAGCAGCGCCGAGCGCTCCCGCGGGGAGGCTTCCGGCAGGCGGGCCACCATGGTGCCGACTCCCGGCTTGACCTCCAGCAGTCCCTGGTCCACCAACCGCGTCACCACCTTCTGGGCCGTGTTGGGATTGATCCGCAGCTCCTGGCTCAGCTTGCGGACCGAAGGGAAACGGTCTCCCGGGAGCAACTGGCCCGAGATGATGGCCTTCTGGACGGCGTAGACCAGTTGCTGGTAGATCGACAGGCCCGTTCGGAACTGTACGGTGAATGGCAACATATGTGTACTATGGATGCTAGTACACATAATGTCAAGGAATATTTTGAAATATTCCCTGATGGTCGGACCGGCGACAACAGCGAGCTCGGGTTCGCGGCGCTCGGCACCGTCGGCCGCCCCGGGGAGTTGCGATCCTCGGGAATTCCGGCAGTCTCTGACTGCCGCTGCGCTGGCCCGGCGTCGATTTTCCTCCGGGGTGCAACCTGGAGACCGGCTATAATCGATATATAGAACGTCCTCTTCATGAAGCTCAACGACCGTTCCGACAGCGGCAAGCAGCCAGCCGCCGGAGATCCGGCAAGCAAACAGGGGACGGATCCGTTACCGCGGGCTCGGCCGTCCGGAGGCGTGATGAAACCAATGGCGATAGCGATTCGGCAGGTCGCTTTGCTCCTCATGCTGGCGATGGGCGCACTATCAGCACCGGCTGCTACGGCCGCCCAGGCGGCTGCCGAGGGAAGCGCAAGCTGCGACCAGTGGAACACCAAGGAGTTTTTCCAGGTCGCTACTGTCGAGGAGGTGGCCATATGCATGAAGCAGGGCGCAGACCTCCGGGAATTCAACCAGTATGGACAGACGGCCCTGCATACCGCGGCCGGCTACAGCCCAGACCCGGGCGTCATCACCGCTCTGGTAACCGCCGGCGCCGATCCCACGGCGTTGGACAAGCGGGAAGTGGCCCCGCTGGAGGTGGCGGCAGCCTTCAACGTCAATCCTGAAATCATTGCCGTTTTGGTCGACGCCGGAGCCGATCCCACGGCCCGGGGAGGCGGCCCCTATGGTCGAGTGCCCTTGGAAAGGGCGGCCAGGTCCAACGTCAATCCCGACATCCTCACCGTCCTGCTCAAGGCCGGCGCCGACCCCAACGAGAGAGGCAACCACGGTTCCACGCCCCTGCATTGGGCCGCCCAGCGCAATCCCAACCTCGAAGTTCTGACCCTGTTGCTCAAGGCCGGGGCCGACCCCAACGCTCAGGATGAAGGCGGCCGGACTCCCCTGTACATGGTAGGCAGTTACGGAAACGACTATTCTCAGGTCATAGCCACCTTGGTGAAGGCGGGAGCCGATCCCAACGCACGGGATGAAGACGGGCAGACTCCCCTGCACCAGGTAGCCCCGACCCGCACTCATCCTAAAACGGTGACCGCCCTGATCGAGGCGGGCGCCGACCCAAATGCGCGCGACGAGGATGGCGATACTCCGCTGCACAGGGCCGCTTTGCACAGCACCAATCCCCAAATCCTGGCAGCCCTGTTGGAGAAGGGGGCCGATCCCAATGCACGGGATGAAAATGGATCAACCCCCCTGCACACGGCGTCCGGATACAACTACGATCCCGCCATCATCTCTGTTCTGCTCGAGGCGGGTGCTGACCCAAAGGCCAGGAACGAGCGGGGCCAGACACCCCTGCACGAGGCCGCGCAGTCCAACGGTAATCCCGAGGTGATCACCCTGTTGCTGGAGGCGGGCGCCGATCCGCGGGCGCAAGACGAGCTGGGCCGTACGCCGGTGAGCCTCTTGGAAGAAAACGACCAGCTCAAGGACACCGACATTTACGGCCGCTTGACCCAAGGGCCGTGATGGCTGCAGGACTCAACTTTGAATCGGGAGGAACCATGAAGTGTAGAGGGAGTGGACCTCGATGGATCGCTCGGATGCTCATTGGTATCCTGGGGGGATTTACGGGCATTGCGGCAATTCCAGTAGCTGCCTCGGGCGAAGAAATCGGCGATAGCTGCACTCATTGGAACACGCACAAATTCTTCGAATCGGCCTCGCTCGAGGACGTCACCACCTGTCTCCAAAACGGCGCCGATCCCGAGGCCCGGGATGTAGACGGCCGGACTCCCTTGCACCATATCGCCCGGGCAAACGCCAATCCCTCCCTGGTTGCCGTGCTGGTCCGGGCAGGTGCCGACCCCAATGCTCGGGCAGAACTCGGTTGGACCCCCTTGCATGGAGCCGCCCTGTCTGCCGCCGCCAGCATGGAAACCGGCAGTCCTGAAATCATCTCGGCATTGATCGATGCAGGCGCCGATCCCAACGCTCGGGATTCAAGTGGAAAGACTCCCCTGTTCAATGCAGCCTGGTTCGGCGCCGAGAATCCCGCTGTCATCGCCGCACTGGTGGAGGCCGGCGCCGACCCCGGGGTTCGGGATGAAGACGGGCAGACGCCCCTGCACACGGCGGCCTCGGCCGCCAGCAGGGTTGACGTCGTCACAGCCCTGTTGAAGGCCGGAG of Acidobacteriota bacterium contains these proteins:
- a CDS encoding GntR family transcriptional regulator, with amino-acid sequence MLPFTVQFRTGLSIYQQLVYAVQKAIISGQLLPGDRFPSVRKLSQELRINPNTAQKVVTRLVDQGLLEVKPGVGTMVARLPEASPRERSALLEQEAEALVVEARRLSLTLDQVLEAVQDHWNGLSEVLVNARENPGKEGSK
- a CDS encoding ankyrin repeat domain-containing protein, which gives rise to MKPMAIAIRQVALLLMLAMGALSAPAATAAQAAAEGSASCDQWNTKEFFQVATVEEVAICMKQGADLREFNQYGQTALHTAAGYSPDPGVITALVTAGADPTALDKREVAPLEVAAAFNVNPEIIAVLVDAGADPTARGGGPYGRVPLERAARSNVNPDILTVLLKAGADPNERGNHGSTPLHWAAQRNPNLEVLTLLLKAGADPNAQDEGGRTPLYMVGSYGNDYSQVIATLVKAGADPNARDEDGQTPLHQVAPTRTHPKTVTALIEAGADPNARDEDGDTPLHRAALHSTNPQILAALLEKGADPNARDENGSTPLHTASGYNYDPAIISVLLEAGADPKARNERGQTPLHEAAQSNGNPEVITLLLEAGADPRAQDELGRTPVSLLEENDQLKDTDIYGRLTQGP